The nucleotide window ACTCTATGCTGACGACGTGGATGCGGTTCCCGAAGTACTCCCTCGGCAGCGCCGGCCGGAGCCACCTTCGGTTGTTGACGGCCACGCGGAACACGGACACGTGGTCAGGGACCAGCCGCTGAGCGCGGGTGACACACCGCCACATCAGCGAGCCCAACGTCTGGAACCGCGTCAGGGCGGCCGCACCCGCCGCGTTCCCGACCTCCAGGAGCTCCTGCCTAGCTTGTTCCTTGAGCGCCGCCAGCAACTCCGCCGAGAAGTACAGCACACGCCCGCGCAGCGGTGTCCGCGCCGGCCTCTGGATGAGCTCCAATGGGTCCGCGCACGGCAGTACGACCAGCGCCGGGAGGGACGACGTCGGCGACCTCGACGCGGCCGGCGACGGAGTGGAGGAGCTCGACGGCCCACCCACTAGCGCCGTTCCCTGGAGTGGAGTCAGTTGCTAACATCTTATAAACTCTCGATTTGTTGGAAGGAGCCATCAGTCCAGGAGCTGGGAGTGGAGTGGAAGATTTGAAGGAGTGGAGTGCATCCGAACAGGCTCTAAGCATGATATATGTCACTTTCTGTACAACTCTCCCCAGCAAAACCCCTCTGTTACAATCTATCAAACTGCATATGCTATATACCTCTCAACTGAACCTGCCATGTCCCTAGAGCTATAGAAAAATATTACAAGTTAATGTATGCACAAAAGAACGAAACAAATAACCACAAAAAAAGAGGAATGCGCAACGTGTCAGAACAGAAAATTCAGAAGTCGATGCTGTCGTCGCCGCCGGCCCTGCACATGCACCCGGGCGTCCTGGGCTGCCGGTAGACGGTCCGGCCCCTGGGCCGGGCGCGGACCCGCTTGTACTCGTCCACCATGGCCCTCACCCTCCTCTGGAACCCGGCCCACTCGATGCCGCCCTCCTCGGAGAGGATCTGAGCGTACCGCTTCCGGTTCGGGTGCAGCGTCGGCGCGCGGCCCCGGCCGTGGTACACGCGGTGCCCCGACACCAGCGACGACAGCTGGCTGCCGGAGTCCGTCACCGCGAACACGTCCGACGAGGCGCACGCGATGAAGTCCAGCGCCGCCAGCTGGGACGGCGGCCAGTCAGTCAGTCAGTCAGACTCGTCGGTCGACAGGGTTGAGAGAGTTCAGATTCAGAAACTGTCGCGAGAAGAAAATGATTTCGATCGCTTACCCGGGAGGAGAAGTTCTTGAGCGGAGCGAGCTCGTCGGAGGAGAGGATGTCTTCCTTGGTGACCAGGTTCGGGTACAGCCGCGTGAGCGGGCGCAGCCGCGTCGCGCCGCCGTATATCTGCGACCCGGCCACGTAGATGAACGTCCCGCGGTCGTAGCCGAGCGCGGCGAGGATGAGCCCGGCTTCCTCCGGCGTCAGCGGGCACCTCCCCTGGCTCCGCAGCTCCTCCGGCGACACCGTGCTGGCCATACACAACACAACCACCGCAGCAACATAATGTCAGTAACCAATCAGTGAAGATCTTGGCAGAGCAGCGTGATCGGCAATGGCGACGCGCGCGCTTACGTGTTCCGGAGGCGCGTCACGAGGGCCGGGAAGTGGGTCTCCCTGAAGGCCTGCagctccctcctctcctcctcgccgccgccgaaCTCGCAGAGGGAGTAGGCGACCATGTCCTCCTCGAACCTCAGGTGCAGAGCGAGGTACCTGCTCGGCCCGCCGGCGTCGTCGCCCTTCTCCCCGAACGGCCGCTCCAGCATGTTGCTTCCGAACAGCTGCTTGTCCATCTCCGTCTGCATCGCGCTCACCCCCCGCAGCCGCTGGACCAGCAGCGAGCCCAGCTTCTGGATCTCGGGGGCGAACTTGAGAGCGTGGAAGTTGCATCTGCACCGCAGCCTCTGCAAAGTCATGCAAACATCCGATGAGCAAACAGGGGCGTGTTTCTTGGAAGATAAAGAAACTAGGGCCTGTTGAAGGAGGTGGTGCGGTGTGCATTGTTCATCAGTTCATCTGAAAAACAATGTCAAGGGGGATGAAATGTTACCTGCAGATCGGCAGGCACCGAGTCGAAGCCAAGCCGGTTACCGAACCCGAGGAAATGAACAACACCATTTTTCTGAAGAATGGGGAGTGCAGTTCTGATGAATTCAGATGGTTCAGCCTCTTTGGAGATGTCGTTGTCGGTAACCTGTGATCAAGGGGGCGGGTGAGATGAATAAAGGGCACTGAAGAAACAAAACAGTCTGAACTTTCAGGACATGGTTCAGGAACTAACTTGGCTACCGATTGCCTCGAGGTCCAGCGACTGGAGATGGGGCGGTAAATCTTTCACGATGAGCACATCGCTCTTCATATAGTTCACGAAGTAGTCTTCCTGGTAGATGTCACCGAACTGACTGGTAGAAAAGGAGAAATTCAGTTAACTCTACAATTTGATGAATGGCTACTATGTCGGAGAGAAAAATGAGTAACTACTACTGTAGTACGTATTTGTCACACGGTTCAGTTAAAAGTTCTAACCTTTTGTCCTTCCACACGCTGCTGTGAAGAAACCGGGGCAGAACCAGTGTGGCATTAAGCAGAGCTGCAACGACAACAGCATTGCACACCTGGAGGAAGAGTGAAGCTCGTTTAGGTACCAAATAGTATCAAAACTGAATCGATCTTGTGATGATCCAAACACTATATCCTTACGGCGACGCGCTGTTGGTTCAGGCCGCCGTTTGCGCTGATCAGAATGAATCCATTGTTGTCGTCGCTAGGCTCTGAGATTAACCAAATTCAGTGTCAAGAAGCAAAAAAAACCTTAAAAAGTACTGACAGTAACTATTTGCATTTGGTTGAATGAAGCTTCACCTTCTTCCAAGGTGTATTTGGCGGCGCAGGGCGTCCATTTGCGCGCCTGTTTGTAGGGTTCCTCCCATAATGCGAAATTTCCATCATCTGACTCGTTCTGCACTGGCAGGAAGGGAAAAGTGCAGCATCAGTAAAAGTGAAGATATACCAACTTCCCAAATACAGTTGCAGAAAGTAACTAGTGGTAATGGCTATGCTGGCAGGATCAAACCTTGGTGGTGGCTAAAGTTGCCATCTGTAGAAGTCTTTCATGCATTATCTGCTCTGACTGCTCCTTCTTGACGAAATTGTGCTTGAGCTCCTTCATTCACAGAAATTGATTCATCAGGTCGAGAGATTTTATCACGAGAGAACAGGCGCAGAAAATTTTAAAATGTTGCAGTCTGAGACCAGATGAACGAGTACAGCGATCGTACAATCAGAGAGGAAGATTAAATTCAGACGCGATAGAGAAGAAAACTTAAGGGATCAGTGATGGCCGGGCAGGCAGGTAATCGTGATCGAACATGCGATTTTTCTGAATTTGATGGGAGGCGGCGAGGAAATACCTGGAGGCCCCTGAAGTTGACGGAGATGGCGCCGTTCCGGAACTGCACCTGGTGAAGCGCGGACATGACGAGGGAGGCGGCGAGCAGGAGGCAGCCCATGACCCCGACCACGGCGGCGAACACCCTGAGGTGCCACGAGGAGACGTTGACGCCGCCCCTGGCCGCCTTCCCCTGCCGCAGCCTCCCGATGTTGGTGGCGCCGACCCTGCTGCCCTCGACGCCGCCGGCCTGACCGACGACGGCGACGTAAGGGCCGTCCATCTCGGCCGCCCGGTCGGTCAAGAACGCACCGCCATTACGCTCCGTGCGCGTCTCCATTGGTGGCTTGGCGTAGACGGGGAGGTGCCTCCAAGTCCAGCAACACGGCAACTACGGCCCCATCTGGCTGTTGAACTATTCTTTTCTTTTGACCTGCGCTCCATGGACGGACGGACGGGCGGACGGAGAACGTGGGCATCCAGCGATCCCCCGTGCCGTACGAGCTCAGGGCAGTATACAAGGGTAGGTCAAACGAGGCGCTGCCGCGGCCTCCATTCGCTGTGTCCCGAATCCCGATCGGTGCAACCACCGTGCGGGCAGGTGAAGAATGATGGGGTGATGATCCCCGATCTGCGTGGCGGGGATAAAGAAATGGGGAGGCGGGATTAAAGAAGCGGTGAGCGGACGTGGAAGGGGATCGACGTAACGTGAGGGGAGGACGATCCGCCGGCAGCTCGATCGTCCTATATACCGGCCGGGTGATGCGCCGCCAGGTGGTGGCGTGGTGGGACGGGGATCGCGTATCGGGGTGGGGAGGTGTTCCGTGGAAGCGAAGACAGGTTTCGGTTGGACGCTTGTTTGGTGGTGATTCGATGATTGGTTGAGGACGACGGCGGAAAAGGGCGACGGAGTCGGTAGCCGGCCGCCCCCCGTTGGTTGGTGCACGGGTACACCTTTTTTTTATAATATAATATATGTCTCATTCATATCATAAAGATTAAAGTATAATTCACATACAGACACACATAATAAAACTAAAAGATAGCAGAACGTATTTGCGCTTGACACCACACCTGCCCCCGGTATCATCATAGTAGCCACCGAAAGAAAAAAATGACGGATCACCTTCTCACTCGAGTTCGACGCGGCTCCATTGCTGATATGCAGCTTTGTGAACCTCTTAGGTGGCTTGCTAAAAACGAAACCATTACCGTTGAACAAACCAGACCGGGGCAACACCCCGGACACGCCATCAAACTTCAGATCTGGCACCCTCACACGACTAAGACGTCGGAGGAGAAAACAGAACTTGCCATCCACGAACCACGAGCCCAGCACACGCTTTGTCTTCCAGATGTCGTCGATGCAGACCACAGTCTGCATCCGCTCCTCAACTACCTACCTCCCAAGCTCCGCGCCGATGTTGGAGCAGACGTCGTCGCAACGGCGAAGCTCGAGGACACATGTCCACCACAAGGATGCCGCCGCCGTCACGACATTTCCGCTTGAATAGACTGGTTCCCAGATCCTTCACCGACAATAGAAACGATCGCCTCACTGAAGAAGAATTTGAAGCTTCTTTATTCAATatcgccgtcgccgtcgtcaaAGCCAAGACGTTGAACGATCCAAAACCCTAAGCTTTTTGGGCCGTAAAACCTAAAGCTAAAACGACCACACACAGGAGATCCGGCAACCCCCCTCACCACCAATGACTAAAAAGTCATCAGCGGAGGAGAGCCGCCAGAAGACGGCACGGGAAGGAGGGGCTCTCCTGGTGGCGGCGGCTAGGTTTCACTACAGGAGGATAACGATTGCTCGTACACGGGTACAACTTTGAGTTGGGTTTCTTGTGCGTGCAGTTTCGGTTCCTGTTTTCTTACGTACATCCTTCGTCCTAATATAAGAGCATATTTTACATTAAATGTAAAAAATACTCTTATATTATAGGACAGAGAGAGTATTTTCCTACTCTGGATATGCTATACTATCACCGAGTGGCACGTATAGTCAGTGGCCACCTGCGAGTTCAATGGCGGCGGCTGTGCGTGTGTGTGCTCTGCCGTTCTGGAGCCGTGGCGGCCGCGTGGCTGACTCGGGAGGCCGACGGCGGCGGCTGACATTAATAAGGGCTAGTTTGGTTGTTGGGGATGAAAAATCCTGGGTAGTATACCCCCGATGTGGGATTTCCCTGCCCATACGAGATCCCCTCCCACTATGTGGAAATACACTTTGCCATTTGGACACCAAGGGGGAGGGAAGAGAAATCCCCGCAGGCAATACCAGAACGGGACATGCCCATCCAATAGGACAAAATGTGTAAAAGAAAAATATCATTACAATAAAAAATCACCACAAATAACTTCATTTTTTCTCACAATATTTTCATATAAATAGCAGAATAATgtttgtccctcttttctaaaaaaagttcaggacATTTGAGACTAAAATTTAATACAGAAATTTGAACGAAAAAATATATTAAATACACAGTTCGCAAGAGAACAAATATTCAACTTGCATCCACACATGCATATAACCTGACATGCCAAAGTCGGACCAATAGTGCAACACCAATGATAAATATAGTTTACTAACTATGTCTCAAAAGAGAAAATGCTAATTATGGTTACAGGTTCAGCAAGAAACAATACTTTGTTCCACTAAAAATATCACAACTATGTGAACTATATCCATACTGAACTACTTCCACCGTCAACTTTTTGAACATTTCTGTCAACCTGTGGTAAGGGAACCTGCATCACAAATAAGTATTGAATTTTCAAGCATCAGTATAAGCATGAACTTTTCTGTCCTAGTGGTTAGATAAATCTGACATCTGACCCCTTCTCTACTGAATAGAAAGAAAGCCACACATACCAACTCAAGAGGGTTATTCGAGCATAGACAAATGCTGCTGATCCACCTGCCAGTTTGCTTATCTTTTTCAGATAAGAACTGTGAATAAACTCATGTAGCTTAGCAAATAAAGCATCTTTGGACAGACATCTTCGCACTATAGGCATGATAGTTTTTCTTCATTGCAGAATTGATGAGAACATGACTACCTTgaatacgaccaaaaatattgcatacatgcatatttgtcaggtgatttctaatgcaaactattcaataatctatttatgttatccagaacaaaaatacttcacacacttttgtgttttgtctaattgcaggtgtatgggacatttgtacaatccacatatgaagataagggaaaaggagaagtttatgttgtgttcaaaaagtcctctcacgtcacttttgggccaagagaagatagagtccaagtctttcacgttctggattcagattcggactgcacagacatacctgactcaaaacgccaacaactttttcatacggactccgaattgggtgattctttttttgttggaaactagatttcgtgctctttccaacccaattggattcaccttcaaattcgtccggagcgttgagttacagacgaaacaatctgacgttgcagcagaacccgagtcaaactacaagcccaaaggtgttgcatcacctccacttgggcccatgagccttgtacgacctagggttagttttaggctgccttgggacgtcctcccacctccttggccgccaccccttgtcctcccacctccttggccgccaccccttgctcctatataagtagatccatctagtagctttttccttgggttttgtttagattaaaagttcgccatagctgcaacttcgcgtacttcgtttgtgtccaacgaccagaccaagacgtcacagaaccccaccttgatcaataaagctttcatcttatattcgcaatatccagattgcaatctcagtttcttgcttgttcttcgtttgctcgcaggaaacagaccctcgtggtcaggttgatcgtgcttcggcgtggtcaataaccctcggaagttggtttagcgattgctaaggcgcgacgtctcgcacgttcatagtcggatcgtcaaggtcaactcccacagaaaacgatcgtcatgtatgcaatatttttggtcgtatccaaggtagtcatgttcTCATCAAGAATGTAAAAGATATATACTTTATAAAAATAAAAAGTATATCAGCCAGCTATAAGAAAAATGAAAAGCTTCAAATTAGTTTCAACCGAGAACCAACTCGGATCATTATCCAGCAATGTTATTTTTAATCTGGACAGGCATTCCATATTTTGTATAGTAAACCGAATCATGTATGCTTGCTGGCATAGGGGAATTGGACTGCCGCATATCCTTGGTTGGCATGTTTCACCCAGCAAGACGACACAATCAGAAACTCAAAAAAGAAATTGGGTATAGTTGATGCTTTCTTGATGGTTTTTCCTTCTGAACTTTATTCTCCTGTAGAATGCTGAGTTTACTGATGTATAAAAGATATTGATGAACACTATGTGAATTAAAAAAATGTGTGTTCTCCTGCCTTGTGACGTTTGCAATCAACAACTTAACATGAACAGAGCATGCGATTTAGTAATGTTGCTTATGTTCAGAATGTAAAACTGAATGTGCAAGACTGTCATCAGGATGTAATTGAGGCTCAAACCAGCAAATAATTGTCTCCAGCCCTGCATTTGTTTGATTATCTACATCCCAGGTTTGGCAACACCTCTCGGAAGGTTGTTATCTTTTTATTACTAGCTCATTAAGGACAATACAAGCTTCAGAATCTGAATTACTGTGATCGTAGACAGTCTGAAACTACTACTGTCTATCATAGAAGTTTTCCTTTTTCCCACATATATATGATGAAGAAACAGGTGCTCAGAAGAAAATATATAAATATTAACAATGAGAAACTGATCCATCAGAGCAAAAAAGATGCTTATTCTAGTTTCAGCTTATCCACTCCTTATATTTGCAATGGATCATAATACCTACATATATTTATAAAGAACCCTAAAATAAAACTAGAAGTATGGCAAACCGAATTGAAATACCAGCCTTGTGCGTAGCGGTAGTTTGAGTGCTACCCCATAAATACCAGCCTTTTTCTCTGGACTGTCCTGGAAATATATTTCTGTCCTAAATTTTCTTTAATGGTAATTCTGTCAAATAATGCAGGACCGGGACATCTTCAAATACAGAGTCTTATGCAAGTTATTACAATCAGTATGATATTGTCAAGGTCATCCAAGTACTTGCCCTTTTAGATGCATATACAGCTATATGTAGGAGAATAACAGAGTACTGGCCACACCTGCTAGATGTATTTCAAAACGAGAGGTCAAAAATAGGTAAAAAATACTGATTCAAGCTATGCTCTACAACAAGTGCAGAGCAGGTACACAAGAAAAATACAAGATCCTATGGAATTCGTGGTTCAAGATTAGGGACGGTGAAGGTATGAACTGAAGAAAAATgtactgggggggggggggggggggggggggggggggggggggggggctaaccCTTGATCAGACGAGATGAATACGTCCGCGAAACCggcgtcgtcgccgtcgccggagGGGATCGGACCTTGGAAGCGGAGGGGAGATCTGGGGAAGGAGAACAGTGACGGCCGCGGTCCGTCGCAGTCGCTGGAGGGGCGGAGCTTGGTTCGTCAGCACCGGAGAGAGGGGGTCAGGGGCGTCGCTTCTGTCGCCGGCGGAGGAGCTCGGAGGCGGCCGGGGGCGCTGGGTCTTGGTCGACGGCTCTGCCGTTCGCTCGCCCGAGCTCTGGGCTCGTGGGTTTTCTCCCCGTGGAAAGGACGTGGTTCGGGCAGGGTTACCCCGAGAACGATGCGGTCTAAGTGACCAACTCAATTTCCCTGGGCCAACTCGGCCCGTGGTTCTCCAGCCCGGGGAAACAGCGGGGATCCCCCgggaaaccctgcaaccaaactAGCAAAGTGCGGGAAAAAGCTCGGGCTAACATCACGAGTCGTAGGGAGTAGGAGGAGCTCGAAAGTGTGGCTCGGTCGTTGTGAGTTGTGACCCGCGAACTAACGGGGTCCGGAGATCACGGGACTTGCTGCCACGGTAGTTGGCGAAAGCGCCTGCACCGCACGAGCTTACGGTTGCGTTTGCCAAAGGTTGAGATGAAATAGGAGCATCTACACCTAAAAAAAAAACATCtgcgaatcaacctgtggttggatggttattAGAGAGACTATGGTATCCTCAGCCTATCAGGATTCAAATCCTGATACTCGCATTTATTTCTGAATTTagttcaggatttccggcgatgcgcatTTAGTGAGAGAATATGttatgccggctcagtctttcggagatgctcataggggtagggtgtgtgtgtgcgcgttCATAGGGGTGAATGTATGCGCGTGTAGGGATGacaattttatccatggatctagatacccatggaTACCCGACCCGGTTAGGCAAGGGTATGGAGCACATTTTTGCCCACGGGTCCGtggatatggatacccacgaATAGTCGGGTTGGGCATGGTTATAGTTTGTGctccatggatatccaatggatacccgtatgacatgtggggtcatatgccagtgatagtagaaagagcgaataaatgggaaatggcaggaaatatgcaacttgtGCCATGTGCTATATGCTGCAGAATCAACCTCTGGTATGTCACACTTAAGGACTCATCATATTACTTGTTACCTACTTATGCATGTAGCTTATGTTGTCATTTGTGAGTGAATGATGATGAGTTAATTTGATCTTTGGCAAGGCATCATGCTTACTTttctatgcccatggagctccatgggtatgTGGGTATCTAGCGGTTTTGGGCATGGGCATAAGTTGTGTCCAtggataatttggtggatgggcagagggtaggaagatgggtcatgggttggatttggaccacctccacccgacccattgccatctctatgcgcgtgtatatgagcgttTGTCTCTGTACTGATGTTTAAAAAAACATCTACAGCCGGGCGTCTCAAATCGTTTCATACGTCCGGACGGGCCATCTGGTTATAGACCGGTCAAATTTTTTCTATCCAGACGGCCTTCTTAAATGAGGCTCAGACGTCTAGGCTGACCGACACGCCTTATATCCAGCACGAATATAGGATGGATATAGGGGTGTCCGAGCACGCCCGCCACATCGGACCCGACAGCTCGACCACATCTCAAATTGCATCAAATCCATCAAATTCTCcctcctcccgccgccctccAACCATTTTCGCGCAGGGACCCTCGCTGTCCTCCACCCTAGCTCCCAGTCCTCACCATCGGTCCCGACCACCGCCGGAGATGTCGTCCAGCCCGGTCAGTTCATCGGTTGCGACTTGCAAGCCGGAGAATGTCGCCCAGAAGTTGCGGCGACGTCAGCAGCGAGAGAGGGAGGCAGCGACGACGTCACAGGGAGGTTCGGACATGGTGGAGTAGCTGTCTACTCCGCCGCGCCCGGATCCCTGCACCCCTTCCATCTGAGCGTCGACGCAGATTACGCCGTCCGACCCCGTTGGGACAGAGGATGATTCGACGGCCGACTAGGCCATTCCGGACATTGATTTTTTTTGGCATGTCCGATTTGTTGAACTATGATTTGCTTTGCTTTGTTTTGAACTTTAAAATTCGGAAATTTTGTATCGTATGATCGACGTGCATGGATTGTATGGATTTGAGAATCATAATTTGCGGCATGTGAATATGCGATGCAACATTTGAGAGGTGCCTGATCAGTGCTCGCGGAAGCGTCTGGGCGTATCCGCGGGCGTTGATTTGCCAAGTTCGGCGGTAGATGCTCTAATGTCTTCCCTGCGTTGTCTCGTCCCATGACAAAAATTCTTTCTTTTAAAAAAAGGAAACTAGAACCTTCTAGAAGTCTTCAAACCGGTAAAAAAACCAAGCAGGGAATTTCTGAAGGTTCGTAAAACATGAATTGGTGAAACCTATATGGCtactagtagaatgcccgtgcgttgccacgagCTTTTGAAATATTTGCTAGAGAAAGATAATCACAGTGAAAGTAAAAACCTTGTGGGATAACAATTGTATTTAACCTTTTAGGTTTGTTGTGGGATATCATTGCTTGCACATCGTTTTGCTATATACAACTTGGTGAGTTTTTTCCCCTTTCAACGACGTCGCCCCAGGAACCTTGTAAATGAGTTGTGTTTGAACGTCGACAAGATCCATCCCCATCTCTCTGATACTCTGCAAAATTAAACATGTATAGAAATATACCATTTGAGTATTACCTCATGTGCAACATACATACAAAGAAGAACAATCCTATGTCACTCGGCAGTTTTAAAGCAACATCCAAATCCGACAGTTTTTTATATGACCTACAAGGGTTGTTAGATGAGGTACAATCGCAACTACTACATCGACACTGTCATATATACTTTGGTACTGTATACTATTGCTGCCTACATTTACAATTAAGTTTGCTTGCCAACCCTCATGAAAAAAGTTCGTCTGCCAAGGAACCACTCAAGTGGATATATATTCTCCTTAACTCTTCAACTATTTTCTTATCAGACCAGCTGCTGAACAAAAAACATAATATTGTTACCTCATATTTATTTACTTGCCTGCTTGATTGTTAGTCTGTTCCTCAGCGTGTGAGGAACGTAACAATGTCCTGCATGTTCAAATTAGTTATCGTGTCATTCCCCAATTTTCTTATTGTTCTTTTGGCCTTGGACAAGGTCAATCGGATGTGTGTGTTGACACAGATCTTTGATGTGGAAGTTAATATATCAGTCCTATCCTACCTCTCTATACTGTTTTGTTATATATATGTTGGGGATAGATGAAATAGTAGAAATTAACTATGCTGGTTATTGTCATTTGTGGTCCATTACTCTGACCTTTTTGATTATCTAAAGAAAAGGGGTTTATTTACTTTGCTGATTTCATTCGAGCTCTGAATGTATTTCATTCCGACATTTCATTTTGTCGATAATAACATTTTTCTTCTTTCTGAACATTTCTACGGGCAGATATTATCCTCCAAGCTATATGATATGGACAACACGTGATTTATGGAACGAAAAGAAGTGATTTGTCGAACTTTGTCTCTTTTACAATTTGCTACCTCTTATAAATTTTATGATTTATAATCTGAGTTAACAAAACCATTAAGATATCTTATTTTGTGTAATTAGATCATGTCATCCAGATAATTAGATTTCACCGCATGATGTTCTTTACCCCAGCCGAGGATAGTGTGCTGCCGCGCCGTCGATTTCCATGAAGTGGCCAGCCCGAGCCGATTCCCCAATGTGTCAACGACTACGTCCGCTGCGTGATCCTGTGGGACATGACCAATCCACTGCCTCATCAACACATCGAGGTAACAAATCCCCTCCTAATACAGGTGCTTTGGTCGGCTGCTGGCTGTACCACATAGCCTTCCGTCCACAATGAGCAGGAGGTAATATTAGAATATGACCATCTCTTTCTTAATGATGTGTGCCTTGTATTTCCATTTTGTTTTCTAAAAGTATCGATTCAGGGAGCAAAAGGAAAGCATAATAATTATTATTATTGACTTTACATTACATATCTCCAAGGTCCTATTTTTTGCTTGGTACGGGTAGTCATTATGCTTGGGCTCATGACCTTGATTAATCTATAGCATGGTTTTGGGTGACCTATTTAACATAATAGTGCTATATGTTTGCATTTCTTGAACTGTCAGTAGGAACCTATATACCGCAAAATATTTGTTATGTCCCCTACGGAAGGTTTTAGACAGTCAATTGATTTTGTCCCATCCGACTATCATGCAGTCTGACTTCAGATGACTATGTTTTTCAGGGTGAATTGAGTTCAGATCTTTGAGCAAAGGATTGCGATTTTGGAGCTGCAGTGGGGCTATTCTTTATCATTTGGTATGTTGTTACTTCCTAGCTACTTGAATTGCTCTATTCCCAATTCACGGGATTTCTACTTTTTGACATTTCCCTAAATGATTATACACAACTCTGATAATACGTGCCACCCAGTTTTCGTTCTCTATAAGAACTGAGAAGTACATATGCACTTTTACGACATATAGGTTCATATGGATGTGTTTGGATGACATATAGGGAGAACGATAGGATCAGATGTCTGTGACATAGAAAAATATACTGACATGTACATACTGTTCTTTCATAGTACATATATGCCAACAGAGCTACAA belongs to Triticum urartu cultivar G1812 chromosome 7, Tu2.1, whole genome shotgun sequence and includes:
- the LOC125521888 gene encoding O-fucosyltransferase 8-like; amino-acid sequence: METRTERNGGAFLTDRAAEMDGPYVAVVGQAGGVEGSRVGATNIGRLRQGKAARGGVNVSSWHLRVFAAVVGVMGCLLLAASLVMSALHQVQFRNGAISVNFRGLQELKHNFVKKEQSEQIMHERLLQMATLATTKNESDDGNFALWEEPYKQARKWTPCAAKYTLEEEPSDDNNGFILISANGGLNQQRVAVCNAVVVAALLNATLVLPRFLHSSVWKDKSQFGDIYQEDYFVNYMKSDVLIVKDLPPHLQSLDLEAIGSQVTDNDISKEAEPSEFIRTALPILQKNGVVHFLGFGNRLGFDSVPADLQRLRCRCNFHALKFAPEIQKLGSLLVQRLRGVSAMQTEMDKQLFGSNMLERPFGEKGDDAGGPSRYLALHLRFEEDMVAYSLCEFGGGEEERRELQAFRETHFPALVTRLRNTTVSPEELRSQGRCPLTPEEAGLILAALGYDRGTFIYVAGSQIYGGATRLRPLTRLYPNLVTKEDILSSDELAPLKNFSSRLAALDFIACASSDVFAVTDSGSQLSSLVSGHRVYHGRGRAPTLHPNRKRYAQILSEEGGIEWAGFQRRVRAMVDEYKRVRARPRGRTVYRQPRTPGCMCRAGGDDSIDF